The following is a genomic window from Rosa rugosa unplaced genomic scaffold, drRosRugo1.1 SCAFFOLD_180, whole genome shotgun sequence.
ATCCAACTATGCCTTTTGCCTACCATCCTATATATGTGGCCGGTTCCAGATAATTGGGAAGTCTAAAACCGATTGAAGATACTAAGATTTTAGACAAAGCAATTGAGCACACTCGGGCAATTCATGTACCTAGTAATGTACCCACTTTCTCTGTTCTGAACTTCAGTTTGAAGTTTTATTGATAGTGTACCAACTGCCGAGGAACTATGCTAGCTAGAAGCGTTTGCATATATTATAGGCATATCTACTAATTTATGCGCTACAAACAATCACCCACTAAGCTAGCTAGAAGCATACTAAGCAAGCAAGCGCAGCAAAAATTTATAGCTGCCCAGTGTTCAGATTTCAGTCAACTATATAATAAATTCAACTCAGATATTGAAGAAATCAACCACTTTTTGGAGCAGATGGCGAGCCTTGTCGGCGTTGGGGTTGAACAAATGAAAGCAATGGTCCTCTCCTTTTGTCTCAAACAACTCCGCAAACCCTTCCCCTTTCAGTTTCTCTAAAGTCTCATGGTAGCTCACTCCTCTATCTCTCAGCCAATCTTTCTCCGCAACACAAACCAACACCTTCCTACATGGCAATTTCACCAAGTCCGGATCCGCTGCCGGGTTCAGTTTCGGATCATCATCGCAGCCTGAACTCGTTGAGCTTAAAAACTTGTACATCTTGTCACACTCTTTACCTCCAAAGAAGGGGTGCACCATAACTAAGCCAACAATGTTCAACCCCACTGGAACATTAACCCCAGCTTGGACCGCAACATAATGAGCGATGTTGGCTCCAGCACTCTCACCGCCCAAGAAAACCCTGTCCAGATCTGCATACTCATTCAGCCAAGCCTCAGGCCCTTCTCCATTAGAGTGGGAAGCGATCCAGTGCAAAGCGGCTAAGGAATCGTCGTAGGCAATTGGTAGAGGATGCTCTGGGGCTAGCCTGTAGTCAACAGAAACTACAATGACGTTGGCTTTGAGGACTAGCGATGAAACGAACTTCTTCATAATTTCATCAAAGGCTGATCCCAGGCAGAAGCCTCCACCGTGGTAATAGACTAAGAGGGGCAACTTCTGACCTCCGCCGTTGATTTTGGGGATCAAAATACAAGCCTTTACTCCGGTTTCAGGCGAGACCACCACGTCTTTGGATTGGACTCCGGTTGTTGGGCCGAGTCCCGCCGGAACGTGGCCACCGGGTGACATGTACCTCTCTATGCTACCATCTTTGAAGACTTTGAAGAAAGGTGGGAAGTCATGGATTATTTCATTGTTATTTGAATCCATAGCTGAATCTAGTTCTAGAAGAAGGCTAGGGAATATTGTTTGATTATGAGTAAGTAGGTTGTGGATTTGGATTTAAAGAAAATCCAAAGGGGCTTTAATGACATGCTATACAAACTAGCAAGTCAAAGAGCTACTGGTCTACTTTGAAGTGTAGGTGAAAAAAGTTGCAACCGGATGGCATTGCACTACTACACAAAGTGAATC
Proteins encoded in this region:
- the LOC133724224 gene encoding 2-hydroxyisoflavanone dehydratase-like — encoded protein: MDSNNNEIIHDFPPFFKVFKDGSIERYMSPGGHVPAGLGPTTGVQSKDVVVSPETGVKACILIPKINGGGQKLPLLVYYHGGGFCLGSAFDEIMKKFVSSLVLKANVIVVSVDYRLAPEHPLPIAYDDSLAALHWIASHSNGEGPEAWLNEYADLDRVFLGGESAGANIAHYVAVQAGVNVPVGLNIVGLVMVHPFFGGKECDKMYKFLSSTSSGCDDDPKLNPAADPDLVKLPCRKVLVCVAEKDWLRDRGVSYHETLEKLKGEGFAELFETKGEDHCFHLFNPNADKARHLLQKVVDFFNI